The proteins below are encoded in one region of Leishmania mexicana MHOM/GT/2001/U1103 complete genome, chromosome 27:
- a CDS encoding putative arginyl-tRNA synthetase produces the protein MCAAAATVNVELALKEIVKATIAKAFPLVPAQEPLITLGKVSEYQCNNAMGLVKVLSQQQQPIKMSPQMVGEELKKNLVDNDIIDVFEPTSKGFINVSIRKEWVTSMVKEVLKQGIRPPVVKKQRVLVDFSAPNIAKEMHVGHLRSTIIGESISRLLEFCQHDVARINHIGDWGTAFGMLILYIKRNFPDYTTNPPDISDLTAFYRAAKKCFDEDQEFKEKARLEVVKLQALEEDSIQAWKYICDVSREEFNKVYTRLGATIEERGESFYNPLISKVLGLLEEAGQIEVSDGAKLIVSKEERKLDSLDARDMTKLASQHLALVSRGGPSYHPNLIAAMKKAGILTGADGEESVALSKKEVKPWSKFDIRVDLDKLMAQLAPLYKKQLDPLFLEVFEAAGIVKGDSIFVPRFSFPLMVVKSDGGYTYDTTDVTATYHRFVIEKMNRVIYCTDLGQYEHFRMCLQTAKDMGWMEHATWDHAGFGLVTGADGKKIKTRSGETVKLKDLMDEAVERSLAILKEREAGERSQGHSEEEMQKLSNIIGIGAIKYFDLKQTRTGDYAFSYDKMLDMSGNTAVFLLYQYARICSIKRKAGMADEALFKITDISLETPQEKSLALCALRFQAVILKTAEDLFPHHLADFAYELMTNFSNFFQNCRVLDDPLQNSRLCLVELTRITLKKTLELLNIETAERI, from the coding sequence atgtgcgccgctgccgctactgTGAATGTGGAGCTGGCACTGAAGGAGATCGTCAAGGCGACCATTGCCAAGGCCTTCCCGCTCGTCCCGGCCCAGGAGCCTCTCATCACCCTTGGCAAGGTGAGCGAGTATCAGTGCAACAATGCCATGGGGCTGGTGAAGGTGCTctctcagcagcagcagccaatAAAGATGAGCCCGCAGATGGTCGGTGAGGAGCTCAAGAAGAACCTGGTGGACAATGATATCATCGACGTGTTCGAACCCACGTCCAAGGGTTTCATCAATGTCAGCATCCGTAAGGAGTGGGTGACTAGTATGGTGAAGGAGGTGCTGAAACAGGGCATCCGGCCACCCGTCGTGAagaagcagcgcgtgctcgtCGACTTTTCAGCGCCGAACATTGCCAAGGAGATGCATGTCGGACATCTCCGTTCCACCATCATCGGCGAGTCGATCAGCCGCCTGCTGGAGTTCTGCCAGCATGACGTTGCACGCATCAACCACATCGGTGACTGGGGTACGGCGTTTGGCATGCTCATTCTGTACATCAAACGCAACTTCCCCGACTACACCACGAACCCGCCGGACATCTCCGACCTCACCGCCTTCTACCGCGCGGCGAAGAAGTGCTTTGACGAGGACCAGGAGTTCAAGGAGAAGGCCCGCCTCGAAGTGGTGAAGCTtcaggcgctggaggaggatTCTATCCAAGCGTGGAAGTACATCTGCGACGTGTCGCGTGAGGAGTTCAACAAGGTCTACACCCGCCTCGGCGCCACCATTGAGGAGCGCGGTGAGAGCTTCTACAACCCGCTTATTTCAAAGGTGCTCGgcctgctggaggaggcgggacAGATCGAGGTGAGTGACGGCGCGAAGCTCATCGTCAGCAAGGAGGAGCGCAAACTGGATAGCCTGGATGCGCGTGACATGACAAAGCTGGCAAGCCAGCACCTCGCGCTCGTCTCGCGCGGTGGTCCGTCGTACCACCCGAACCTGATTGCCGCCATGAAGAAGGCCGGCATCTTGACCGGGGCTGATGGTGAGGAGTCGGTGGCGCTGTCGAAGAAGGAGGTGAAGCCGTGGAGCAAGTTTGACATCCGCGTGGATCTGGACAAGCTGATGGCCCAGCTCGCACCCCTGTACAAGAAGCAGCTCGATCCTCTCTTCTTGGAGGTGTTCGAGGCTGCGGGGATTGTCAAGGGCGACAGCATCTTTGTCCCCCGTTTCTCCTTCCCGCTGATGGTTGTGAAGAGTGATGGCGGCTACACCTACGACACGACAGATGTCACGGCCACATACCACCGCTTCGTCATCGAGAAGATGAACCGCGTCATCTACTGCACTGATTTGGGCCAGTACGAGCACTTCCGCATGTGCCTACAGACGGCGAAGGACATGGGCTGGATGGAACACGCCACGTGGGACCACGCCGGCTTTGGCCTTGTGACGGGTGCGGATGGCAAGAAGATCAAGACGCGCTCGGGTGAAACGGTGAAGCTGAAGGACCTCATGgacgaggcggtggagcgctCCCTCGCGATCCTGAAGGAGCGTGAGGCGGGCGAGCGCAGCCAAGGCCactcggaggaggagatgcagaAGCTGTCCAACATTATCGGCATTGGCGCCATCAAGTACTTCGATCTCAAGCAGACGCGCACTGGTGACTACGCCTTCAGCTACGACAAGATGCTGGACATGTCTGGCAACACAGCCGTGTTCCTTCTCTATCAGTACGCCCGCATATGCTCTATCAAGCGCAAGGCCGGTATGGCGGATGAGGCGCTGTTCAAGATCACCGACATCTCTCTTGAGACCCCGCAGGAGAAGAGCCTcgcgctgtgcgcgctgcgcttcCAGGCGGTGATTCTCAAGACCGCCGAGGACCTCTTCCCACACCATCTGGCGGACTTCGCGTACGAGCTCATGACAAACTTCTCTAACTTTTTCCAAAACTGCCGCGTCTTGGATGACCCGCTGCAGAACAGCCGCCTGTGCCTAGTGGAGCTCACCCGTATCACCCTCAAGAAGACGTTGGAGCTGCTGAACATCGAGACGGCTGAGCGCATTTAG